Sequence from the Luteolibacter flavescens genome:
TGCGTAGATGCCCTTGTGCCGGTAGACGGGTAGGCCCGCGACCGGATTCCGGAAATAGGGCAGGGGAGAGCGGGAGAAATAGAGCGCGCGGCCGTCCAGCGCGGTGACCACTTTCACCACGTTCGGGTCCTGCACTGCCGGGTCGGCGGGATCCAGCGGGTTCGCGGCTGTCGCCATGTCCAGCGTCGCGTCTTCGGCCATGGCGGCGGCGAGCTCGTCCACCAGCACCGGGTCGATCAGCGGCTCGTCGCCCTGGATATTCACGATGATGTCCGCCTGCGGCATCGAGCGGACGGCCTCGGCGAGGCGGTCGGTGCCGGTCGGGTGCTCGGGCGAGGTCATGATCACCTTCGCGCCGAAGCCCTCCGCGGCGGCTTGGATGCGCTCGTCATCCGTGGCGATGTAGAGGTCGTCGAGTCGCGTGCATTTCCGGCACTGCTCCCAGACGTGCTGGACGAGGGGCTTTCCGGCGATGAGGTGGAGGGGCTTTCCGGGGAAGCGGGAGGACCCCCAACGCGCTGGAAGAATCCCGATGATGTGTGGTGCGGCGGCGCCCATGAAATTGCTCGGCGCGGAGACTAGGGGGGGAGCCGCCACACGGGCAAGAGCGCGTGTGGAAATTCCTCAGTGCCCGGTCCAGGTCCCGCCGCTTTCGAGGTAAACGAGCGCTTTATCGAAGGAGCAATTCGTCAGGAAATGCTCCAGCCGCGCGGGAATCCCGCCGCGGTGGGTCTGATGCCACGCGAGGATTTCCTCGGAGACCGTCTTCAGCGCGTCGAGGTGCGCCGCGGAGTCCCGGTCGCGGAAGGCGTGGTCGGCGATGGTTTCCTTCCGGTGGCGGAGGAGGGCGGCGAGGTCGTCGTGCATGGCTCAGGCAAGTGTTCTGGCAACGTAGGCGTCTCCCTTGCGGCGGAAGCACAGGCCGACCGCGACGGTCACCAGCGTGCCGAGCATGATGCGCCAGGTGAAGGCGAAGACCGGCATCCACGACGGCAGATACCACGGCTCATGGCTGGTGCGGCTGGACCAGAGCGCGCGGACCTCGGCTTCCGGGAGCTTGGACTTTTCCGCGACCTGCGCGACAAGTTCGGGCGTCGCTTCGGCAAAGGACTCGGGAGCGAAGGTGGAGTATGACGGCGCGGCTTTCAGCGAAACGAGCGCCTTGCGGACCTTCGCCTCTTTGTCGTGGAAGATGTCGTGCACGTCGTTGTGCGCGCTGGAGAAGAAGCAGACGACCAGCAGGCCGGCGACCATGGCGATGACGTTGCCGCGGCAGTTTCCGCGGGTCTTCGTCAGCATGCCGATCAGGAAGACCCCGAGGAGGGAACCGTAGGTGTAACCGAAGCTGCCGAGGACGATGGGGATGATGCGCAGGTCGGGATTCTTCAGCTTGATGAAGGCCGTGCCGATGCCGATGAGGGCGAGGAGCACGGCGAAGCCGACGGTGGCCCAGCGGGCTGCCTTGAACTGCTCGTTCGAACTGGCCTGCGGGCGGAAATACCCGACATACCAGTCCTTCGTGAAAGTGGTCGCGAGGGCATTCAGCGCGGTGCTGAGCGATCCCATCGCGGTGGCGAAGAGACCGGCCGCGAGCAGGCCGCGCAGGCCAGGTGCGAGATCGTGGACCATGAACCAAGCGAAAATGCCGGGATCGTGATCCGGAGCGCGATGGGCATTCTCGGTGTAGAAACGATGGAGCAAGATCCCGATTGCCAGGAAGCCGACTACCACTGGCAGGTCGATGAGGCCCGAGACGATCACCGAGCGCTGGCCCTTCTTGTGATCCTTCGAGGTGAGCATCCGCTGCACCATGTCCTGATCGGTGCCGTGCGTGGCCAGCGTGGTGAAGACGGAGCCGAGGAAGGCTGCCCAGATGGTATATTCCTGGCTGAGGATGGAGCGGACGTTTTCGCCGAAGGACTTCTGATCATCGATCCCAGTCGTGATGTAGGAATTGATGTCGCCAGCGGAGGGGGTGATGGAGCTGGTGAAACCTTCCCAGCCACCGGTTTTTCCTAGCAACCAGAAGAAGACGTAGGCGGCGGAGCCAAACATCAGGCTCACCTGGATAAGGTCCGTCCATACCACCGCCTTGATGCCGCCGAGCGTGGTGTAGAGGGCGGT
This genomic interval carries:
- the kdsB gene encoding 3-deoxy-manno-octulosonate cytidylyltransferase — encoded protein: MGAAAPHIIGILPARWGSSRFPGKPLHLIAGKPLVQHVWEQCRKCTRLDDLYIATDDERIQAAAEGFGAKVIMTSPEHPTGTDRLAEAVRSMPQADIIVNIQGDEPLIDPVLVDELAAAMAEDATLDMATAANPLDPADPAVQDPNVVKVVTALDGRALYFSRSPLPYFRNPVAGLPVYRHKGIYAYRRTFLERFVTWPPSPLEQAESLEQLRALENGASIRVLPTNDTSPGVDTPEQAAHVESILTSQLSHP
- a CDS encoding sodium:solute symporter family transporter; the protein is MSGAGLDLAIIVIYFVVIIGIGLYAARGQKTMETYALGNRSMPWWAVLASILASEISAGTFLGTPSEGYAKLNFLYAQLVIGTILARLLVAGIFIKPFYDLKVVSIYEFLEIRFGRVTRRLSSFVFLLTRSLASGSRIFVAAILLVLAWEVMHPEFRQLEGAARFQQELFIYVGAVVVITFLTALYTTLGGIKAVVWTDLIQVSLMFGSAAYVFFWLLGKTGGWEGFTSSITPSAGDINSYITTGIDDQKSFGENVRSILSQEYTIWAAFLGSVFTTLATHGTDQDMVQRMLTSKDHKKGQRSVIVSGLIDLPVVVGFLAIGILLHRFYTENAHRAPDHDPGIFAWFMVHDLAPGLRGLLAAGLFATAMGSLSTALNALATTFTKDWYVGYFRPQASSNEQFKAARWATVGFAVLLALIGIGTAFIKLKNPDLRIIPIVLGSFGYTYGSLLGVFLIGMLTKTRGNCRGNVIAMVAGLLVVCFFSSAHNDVHDIFHDKEAKVRKALVSLKAAPSYSTFAPESFAEATPELVAQVAEKSKLPEAEVRALWSSRTSHEPWYLPSWMPVFAFTWRIMLGTLVTVAVGLCFRRKGDAYVARTLA